In Xylocopa sonorina isolate GNS202 chromosome 3, iyXylSono1_principal, whole genome shotgun sequence, one genomic interval encodes:
- the LOC143433466 gene encoding pancreatic triacylglycerol lipase: MKLLFKIFDSISVTLKESKIVNSSYYTATDILVHNPDSIAEFIDTDRDTVLFIHGFLENYERPNVLNVINAYLDKNGVNIILLDWGSVVLTVDYYYVSNQIAFIGRTLAEFFDRTEKWIDVDRLHIVGHSLGAHIAGQIGRNLKHATLPRITGLDPAGPLFYPSSCHVMPSDAKTVVMIHTNSRLYGTPYQTGTVDFFPNENYMLQPGCMPLLGKSSRTVYLLNISMDLLANSKFITACIRDACSHQRSVKYYIESLKNPTAFPAYRCFGNEDKLDEEVYFGETTTPKARGIYCFPTNDHEPFSKNS, encoded by the exons ATGAaacttttatttaaaatattcgaTTCAATTTCTGTAAC ACTGAAAGAGAGTAAAAT CGTTAATAGCTCGTACTATACAGCGACGGATATCTTGGTACACAATCCAGATAGCATTGCGGAGTTCATTGATACGGACCGAGACACCGTCCTCTTCATACACGGATTCCTGGAGAACTATGAAAGGCCAAACGTCCTGAACGTGATTAACG CTTATCTGGACAAGAACGGCGTCAACATAATCCTGCTCGATTGGGGTAGCGTAGTGTTGACCGTCGACTACTATTACGTCTCCAATCAGATAGCCTTTATAGGGAGAACGCTCGCAGAATTCTTCGACAGGACTGAAAAATGGATCGATGTGGACAGGTTGCACATAGTCGGACATTCTTTGGGCGCTCATATAGCTGGCCAAATAGGGAGGAACCTAAAGCATGCCACCCTTCCTCGAATCACAG GTCTAGATCCAGCGGGACCGCTATTTTATCCCTCTTCGTGTCACGTCATGCCATCTGACGCTAAAACAGTCGTTATGATTCACACCAATAGCAGACTTTATGGAACGCCTTACCAAACAGGGACTGTGGACTTCTTTCCGAACGAGAATTATATGCTTCAGCCAGGTTGCATGCCCTTGCTAGGTAAATC CTCGCGAACTGTTTATCTACTGAACATATCGATGGATTTGCTCGCGAACTCGAAGTTTATAACTGCTTGCATTC GAGACGCATGCAGTCATCAAAGATCCGTCAAGTATTACATAGAGTCCTTAAAGAATCCTACAGCATTCCCAGCGTACAGGTGCTTCGGGAACGAGGACAAACTGGACGAGGAAGTTTACTTTGGAGAGACTACAACGCCTAAGGC GCGCGGTATTTATTGCTTCCCCACCAATGACCATGAGCCATTTAGTAAAAACTCATAA